In Streptomyces sp. NBC_00704, a genomic segment contains:
- a CDS encoding sensor histidine kinase translates to MGRRLRAVLLIPVLVALVLGGVRVKRSVDTWQDADDAVRVAELVQAANKYASDAINERDVSVIPLLTEKKATDAVVRARATTDADAAAFDRAAARIPGTGGLTRRVQLVREGEKQLAAVRANAFTSRMSGVRTEESYHTVQHPLMELSNELGFGSDNRTSFGRTLYAVSLTQATESLIRSIGTHLLVEDRAALAPGELKAQLASFRSYAYLEQVGLQEYAGAGTAEDTARLRQALAAAEARGRQQSSEAAAQASAAGRPYVSPPPMAEMITAIAAGTPAGELAAKGITPESFFAASTLGFDAYRSVQVNLTDAALASAQDIADDARRDAITNTALVLASVLAAFLLASWVARTMSTGMRRLSASAIEIAGKRLPSLIEQMSQPDAGRADIRVTPIPIDTTDEIGEVARAFDHVHREAVRLAAEQARLRGNINAIFTNLSRRSQSLIERQLTLITSLEDNETDPDQLENLFRLDHLATRVRRNGENLLVLGGEKPAQAWDRPLPLVDVIRAASSEVEQYERIHFSGLPEVHIEGRAVTDLVHLLAELLENATVFSSPRSQVRVTAARLPDGRIMVEIHDEGIGLAAEDFATINHKLAHPPTVDVDIAQHMGLFVVGRLAEHHGIRVQLRPSGERSGTTSLVMLPDTLAHRPADAPSDSDTLTLAMVRNVPESRHSDAMSALGGGSGSDDAFSDYEAWQDEPAGTRPAEEPPPRAARPRPLPRRAPGGRGHRSP, encoded by the coding sequence GTGGGCCGACGACTGCGTGCCGTCCTGCTCATCCCGGTGCTCGTCGCCCTCGTGCTCGGGGGCGTGCGGGTGAAACGCTCGGTGGACACCTGGCAGGACGCCGACGACGCGGTCCGGGTGGCCGAACTCGTCCAGGCGGCGAACAAGTACGCCAGCGACGCGATCAACGAACGCGACGTCTCGGTCATCCCGCTGCTGACCGAGAAGAAGGCCACGGACGCGGTCGTGCGGGCCCGTGCCACGACCGACGCGGACGCCGCGGCCTTCGACCGCGCGGCCGCCCGGATCCCCGGGACCGGCGGTCTGACGCGGCGCGTGCAACTGGTCCGCGAGGGCGAGAAGCAGCTCGCCGCCGTGCGGGCCAACGCGTTCACCTCGCGGATGTCCGGCGTGCGGACGGAGGAGAGCTACCACACCGTCCAGCACCCCCTGATGGAACTGTCGAACGAGCTCGGCTTCGGCAGCGACAACCGGACGAGCTTCGGCCGCACGCTCTACGCCGTGTCCCTGACGCAGGCGACCGAGTCCCTGATCCGCTCCATCGGCACCCACCTGCTGGTCGAGGACCGCGCCGCCCTGGCACCGGGAGAGCTGAAGGCCCAGCTCGCCTCGTTCCGCTCCTACGCCTACCTCGAACAGGTCGGCCTCCAGGAGTACGCCGGCGCCGGAACCGCCGAGGACACGGCGAGGCTGCGACAGGCGCTGGCCGCCGCCGAGGCGCGCGGCAGACAGCAGAGCTCCGAGGCCGCCGCGCAGGCGTCGGCGGCGGGACGCCCCTACGTGAGCCCGCCCCCCATGGCCGAGATGATCACCGCGATCGCCGCCGGGACGCCGGCCGGCGAACTCGCCGCGAAGGGCATCACCCCCGAGTCGTTCTTCGCCGCGTCCACCCTGGGCTTCGACGCCTACCGCAGCGTCCAGGTGAACCTCACCGACGCCGCGCTGGCGAGCGCCCAGGACATCGCCGACGACGCACGGCGCGACGCGATCACCAACACCGCGCTCGTGCTCGCCTCGGTGCTGGCCGCCTTCCTGCTCGCCTCCTGGGTGGCGCGCACGATGAGCACCGGCATGCGCCGCCTGAGCGCCTCCGCCATCGAGATCGCCGGAAAGCGCCTGCCGAGCCTCATCGAGCAGATGTCGCAGCCCGACGCGGGCCGGGCCGACATCCGGGTGACGCCGATCCCGATCGACACCACCGACGAGATCGGCGAGGTGGCCCGGGCCTTCGACCACGTCCACCGCGAGGCCGTCCGGCTGGCCGCCGAGCAGGCCCGGCTGCGCGGCAACATCAACGCGATCTTCACCAACCTCTCGCGCCGCAGCCAGTCCCTGATCGAACGCCAACTCACCCTGATCACCAGCCTGGAGGACAACGAGACCGACCCGGACCAGCTGGAGAACCTCTTCCGGCTGGACCATCTGGCGACCCGCGTGCGCCGCAACGGCGAGAACCTCCTCGTGCTCGGCGGGGAGAAGCCCGCGCAGGCGTGGGACCGGCCGCTGCCGCTGGTCGACGTGATCCGCGCGGCCTCCTCGGAGGTGGAGCAGTACGAGCGCATCCATTTCTCCGGCCTGCCCGAGGTGCACATCGAGGGCCGCGCCGTGACCGACCTCGTGCACCTGCTGGCGGAACTGCTGGAGAACGCCACCGTGTTCTCGTCGCCCCGCTCGCAGGTGCGGGTGACCGCGGCCCGGCTGCCCGACGGCCGGATCATGGTCGAGATCCACGACGAGGGCATCGGCCTGGCGGCGGAGGACTTCGCGACGATCAACCACAAGCTGGCCCATCCGCCGACCGTCGACGTCGACATCGCCCAGCACATGGGCCTGTTCGTGGTCGGCAGACTGGCCGAACACCACGGCATCCGCGTGCAGTTGCGGCCGTCCGGCGAACGGTCGGGCACGACGTCCCTCGTCATGCTGCCCGACACCCTCGCCCACCGCCCCGCCGACGCCCCGTCCGACTCCGACACGCTGACACTGGCCATGGTCAGGAACGTCCCGGAGTCCCGCCACTCCGACGCGATGTCCGCCCTGGGCGGCGGCTCCGGGTCCGACGACGCGTTCAGCGACTACGAGGCCTGGCAGGACGAACCGGCCGGGACACGGCCCGCCGAGGAGCCGCCGCCCAGGGCGGCCCGCCCCCGGCCCCTCCCCCGCCGGGCGCCCGGCGGCCGGGGCCACCGCTCCCCCTGA